The following are from one region of the Vulpes vulpes isolate BD-2025 chromosome 14, VulVul3, whole genome shotgun sequence genome:
- the LOC112921619 gene encoding large ribosomal subunit protein eL31-like, which translates to MAPAKKGGEKKKGRSAINEVVTREYTINIHKRIHGVGFKKRAPRALKEIRKFAMKEMGTPDVRIDTRLNKAVWAKGIRNVPYRIRVQLSRKRNEDEDSPNKLYTLVTYVPVTTFKNLQTVNVDEN; encoded by the coding sequence ATGGCTCCCGCAAAGAAGGGTGGCGAGAAGAAGAAGGGCCGTTCTGCCATCAACGAGGTAGTGACCAGAGAATACACCATCAACATTCACAAACGTATCCAtggagtgggtttcaagaagcGTGCCCCTCGGGCACTCAAAGAGATCCGGAAAtttgccatgaaggagatgggaactccagatgtgcgcattgacaccaggctcaacaaagctgtctgggccaaaggaataaggaatgttccataccGTATCCGTGTGCAGTTGTCCAGAAAACGTAACGAGGATGAAgattcaccaaacaagctctacaCGCTGGTTACCTACGTAcctgtcaccactttcaaaaatctacagactgttaatgtggatgagaactaa